One window from the genome of Prinia subflava isolate CZ2003 ecotype Zambia chromosome 2, Cam_Psub_1.2, whole genome shotgun sequence encodes:
- the RWDD1 gene encoding RWD domain-containing protein 1 has translation MTDYSEEQRNELEALESIYPDSFTVLSEKPTTFTITVTSEAGENDETVQTTLKFTYREKYPDETPLYEIVSQENLDDNDVMDIIKLLEQQAEENLGMVMIFTLVSAVQEKLNEIVDQIKTRREEEKKQKEREAEEEEKQRFHGTPVTIENFLNWKAKFDAELLEIKRKKMKEEEQAGKNKLSGKQLFEMDHNLDTSDIQFLEEAGNNVEVDESLFQEMDDLELEDEEDDPDYNPVNLDSD, from the exons ATGACCGACTACAGCGAGGAGCAGCGCAACGAGCTGGAGGCGCTGGAGTCCATCTACCCGGACTCGTTCACGG TATTGTCAGAAAAGCCAACAACTTTCACAATCACTGTGACATCTGAAGCTGGAGAAAATGATGAAA CTGTCCAAACAACCCTTAAATTTACCTACAGAGAAAAATACCCTGATGAAACTCCACTATATGAAATTGTCTCACAGGAGAATCTTGATGATAATGATGTCATGGACATAATAAAACTGCTAGAGCAGCAG GCAGAAGAAAATTTAGGAATGGTAATGATCTTCACTCTGGTCTCAGCGGTACaggagaaattaaatgaaatagtGGATCAAATAAAAACACggagggaagaagagaagaaacagaaagaaagagaagcagaagaagaagagaaa CAACGTTTTCATGGCACTCCTGTTACCATTGAGAATTTCCTTAATTGGAAAGCCAAGTTCGATGCAGAGCTtctagaaataaaaaggaagaagatgAAAGAGGAAGAACAAGCGGGCAAAAATAAGCTAAGCG gtAAACAGCTGTTTGAAATGGATCACAACCTTGACACCTCTGACATCCAGTTCTTGGAGGAAG CTGGAAACAATGTGGAGGTTGATGAATCTTTATTCCAAGAAATGGATGATTTAGAACTAGAGGATGAAGAGGACGACCCTGACTACAACCCTGTTAATTTAGATAGTGATTAG
- the ZUP1 gene encoding zinc finger-containing ubiquitin peptidase 1 yields the protein MVLCDVCGQALPSEAAARRHLQRPSLCRRQPRSAPCAAAAGSDELRRHTDTARAEPGPPGCRRPGTPAECPFCGAAAGRELEEHVRARHGHLLGAPGTDTGNGEQLYECPMCSLTCTNIQILEEHVDLHLEEHNFSEGGNISDLELAQQLQTEEDERQRSEEEKREREEFKKLQRQYGLDNSGGFKQQFLKNMEREVDRGRMQPFEYHKRKADMMESLASGIDDGRTKTSGVIEALCKYYQNENKDVRRVWLSAGVDHFHSSLGDRGWGCGYRNFQMLLSSLLQNSLYNDCLRDTTLIPSIPKIQSMIEDAWREGFDPHGASHFNNRLHGSKAWIGACEIYSLLTSLRIKCQIIDFHKPTGPMGTHPRLFEWILHYYSTDNEGGAKVVCTSKPPIYLQHQGHSRTVVGIEEKRNRSLCLLLFDPGCSSQQMQKLLNQNNDGTGLKVLQKFVGSLKEQQYQIVAVDGVLSLEEKAARCHASQVLTSEKIP from the exons ATGGTGCTGTGTGACGTGTGCGGGCAGGCGCTGCCCTCCGAGGCGGCGGCCAGGCGGCACCTGCAGCGCCCGTCCCTGtgccgccgccagccccgcagCGCGCCctgcgccgccgccgcgggctCCGACGAGCTCCGGCGGCACACGGACACGGCCCGGGCGGAGCCCGGCCCGCCGGGCTGCCGCCGCCCCGGGACACCGGCCGAGTGCCCGTTctgcggggcggcggcggggcgggagctggaggagcacgTCAGGGCGCGGCACGGGCACCTGCTGGGCGCCCCGGGCACGG acaCAGGAAATGGTGAACAGCTATATGAATGTCCTATGTGTAGTCTTACCTGTACAAACATTCAGATTCTTGAAGAACATGTGGATTTACACTTAGAGGAACATAACTTTTCAGAAG GTGGAAACATTAGCGATCTAGAACTGGCTCAGCAACTCCAAACTGAAGAAGATGAGCGGCAGAGATCAGAGGAAGAGAAGCGAGAGAGGGAAGAATTTAAAAAGCTGCAG AGACAGTATGGCTTGGATAATTCTGGTGGCTTCAAGCAGCAATTTCTAAAGAATATGGAAAGAGAAGTTGATAGAGGAAGGATGCAGCCCTTTGAATATCATAAGAGAAAAGCTGACATGATGGAAAGTTTGGCTTCTGGTATAGATGATGGGAGAACGAAGACATCAG GAGTCATTGAAGCATTGTGCAAGTACTATCAGAATGAGAACAAAGATGTGAGGCGTGTGTGGCTTTCAGCGGGAGTAGATCACTTCCACTCATCTTTGGGCGACAGAGGCTGGGGTTGTGGTTACAGGAATTTCCAAATGCTCCTTTCCTCCCTGTTGCAAAACAGCCTCTACAATGACTGCCTGAGAG ATACTACACTAATTCCTAGTATCCCAAAGATTCAGTCCATGATTGAAGATGCCTGGAGAGAAGGTTTTGATCCTCATGGGGCATCTCACTTCAACAACAGATTACATGGTTCCAAGGCATGGATAGGAGCATGTGAAATTTATTCACTGTTAACCAGTCTCAGGATAAA GTGCCAAATCATTGACTTTCACAAACCCACTGGCCCTATGGGTACACACCCTCGCTTGTTTGAGTGGATTTTGCATTACTATTCTACAGATAATGAAGGTGGTGCAAAGGTGGTGTGTACTTCCAAACCACCTATCTACCTCCAACATCAAG GTCATAGTCGTACTGTTGTTGGAATAGAGGAGAAGAGGAACAGAAGCTTATGTTTGCTACTGTTTGACCCGGGATGTTCTTCCCAACAAATGCAGAAACTGCTGAACCAAAACAATGATGGAACTGGTCTCAAAGTACTTCAGAAATTTGTGGGTAGCCTAAAAGAACAGCAATACCAGATAGTGGCTGTAGATGGGGTGCTCTCTTTGGAAGAGAAAGCT GCTCGCTGCCATGCTTCTCAGGTCTTAACATCAGAGAAGATTCCTTAA